Proteins from one Streptomyces sp. NBC_00289 genomic window:
- a CDS encoding ice-binding family protein has translation MIPENPAHSSVICQRQKQTILRDWICQDDPYQGVGPSMTLNIPDAPLRRTMSTWIVAVAAVVIAAVVLALTPTRANAIATPVPIGTTLATYGVLGGATVTNTGPTVVEGLNVGVSPGTAITGFPPGVVTPPGTLHAADAHAGQAKIELTTAYNQAAGQSLDPVVYNDAPHEFGGEVLTPGLYRANSSAQITGTLTLDAQGNPDAVWVFQIGSTLTTAAQNSTVSLVNGASPCNVFWQVGSSATLGTNTSFVGTILANTSISATTGATINGRLLADAGGTGDGAVTLDTNRIFLGPCAAGGTGGTTGGLITGGVIAGTTTGGTTTGGTTTGGTTTGGTTTGGTTTGGTTTGGVIGGVPTGGGTGGALGGLLGGALTTGGTTGGALGGLVAGTTGSVTGGGTGGNEHEHDHDHGGKPEDHDHGGKPGGHDHGGKPGGHDHGEKPGGHDHGEKPGGHDHGEKPGKPEGYDSDHEGDHEKAA, from the coding sequence GTGATTCCGGAGAACCCGGCACACTCCTCAGTAATATGCCAACGCCAGAAACAGACGATTCTGCGCGACTGGATCTGTCAAGACGATCCGTACCAAGGAGTTGGCCCCTCGATGACGCTGAACATTCCTGATGCGCCACTGCGGCGCACCATGTCGACGTGGATCGTGGCGGTAGCGGCTGTGGTGATCGCCGCCGTCGTCCTCGCTCTGACGCCGACACGCGCAAATGCCATTGCCACCCCCGTGCCGATCGGTACGACGCTGGCCACTTACGGAGTACTGGGTGGTGCGACCGTCACCAATACCGGCCCCACGGTGGTCGAAGGTCTCAACGTCGGTGTGAGCCCAGGTACAGCCATCACCGGCTTCCCGCCCGGCGTTGTGACCCCGCCCGGGACTCTGCACGCTGCCGATGCCCACGCGGGCCAGGCCAAGATCGAGCTGACCACGGCGTACAACCAGGCCGCCGGACAGTCTCTGGACCCCGTGGTGTACAACGACGCTCCCCACGAGTTCGGCGGCGAGGTGCTGACGCCGGGCCTCTACAGGGCGAACAGCAGCGCACAGATCACCGGCACGCTCACCCTGGACGCCCAGGGCAACCCCGATGCCGTCTGGGTGTTCCAGATCGGTTCGACTCTGACGACGGCAGCCCAGAACAGCACGGTGAGCCTGGTCAACGGTGCCTCGCCGTGCAATGTGTTCTGGCAGGTGGGCAGTTCGGCCACGCTCGGCACCAACACCTCGTTCGTGGGCACCATCCTCGCCAACACCTCGATCAGCGCCACCACGGGGGCGACCATCAACGGCCGACTGCTGGCCGATGCGGGCGGTACCGGTGACGGCGCCGTGACGCTGGACACGAACAGGATCTTCCTGGGACCGTGCGCGGCCGGGGGCACTGGTGGCACCACCGGTGGCTTGATCACGGGTGGCGTGATCGCCGGCACCACGACGGGCGGCACCACGACGGGCGGCACCACGACGGGCGGCACCACGACGGGTGGCACCACGACGGGTGGCACCACGACAGGCGGCACCACGACAGGCGGCGTCATCGGCGGTGTGCCGACGGGTGGCGGAACCGGTGGCGCCCTGGGTGGTCTTCTCGGCGGCGCCCTGACGACGGGCGGAACCACCGGGGGCGCCCTGGGCGGCCTCGTCGCGGGCACCACGGGCAGCGTCACGGGCGGCGGAACCGGTGGCAACGAGCACGAGCACGACCACGACCACGGTGGGAAGCCCGAAGACCACGATCACGGTGGGAAGCCTGGCGGCCACGACCATGGTGGGAAGCCTGGCGGCCACGACCACGGCGAAAAGCCCGGCGGCCACGACCATGGCGAAAAGCCCGGCGGCCACGACCACGGCGAAAAGCCCGGAAAGCCCGAGGGCTATGACAGCGATCACGAAGGTGACCACGAGAAGGCTGCCTGA
- a CDS encoding thiol-disulfide oxidoreductase DCC family protein — protein sequence MTHPGRRPSPSVRPSAPVLAYDGDCGFCQTSVDRVRVLAAPTLEAVPWQFLPAESTAPHFERLDREVLLLCGDAVLAGGADALARYLGTSPSPAYRALAAVVRLPGIRACARMVYRWVSRNRHRLPGGASACAVPPRGA from the coding sequence GTGACGCATCCAGGCCGCCGGCCATCGCCCTCGGTACGACCGTCGGCGCCCGTACTCGCCTACGACGGGGACTGTGGCTTCTGTCAGACGTCCGTCGACCGTGTCCGGGTGCTCGCCGCACCGACCCTGGAAGCGGTGCCGTGGCAGTTTCTGCCCGCTGAGTCCACAGCGCCGCACTTCGAACGTCTGGACCGTGAGGTTCTGCTGCTGTGCGGCGATGCGGTCCTCGCGGGCGGGGCGGACGCCCTGGCCCGCTACCTGGGCACCTCGCCGTCGCCGGCGTATCGCGCGCTTGCAGCCGTGGTCCGTCTCCCCGGCATCCGCGCCTGCGCCCGCATGGTCTACCGCTGGGTGTCCCGCAACCGGCACCGGCTGCCCGGCGGCGCATCCGCGTGCGCGGTACCGCCGCGCGGCGCGTGA
- a CDS encoding IS4 family transposase, with the protein MASSASDLSGLGLLTWVYPPGLVDRVVAACGRAEQRRRLLPARLVVYFVLGLALFSPAPYLEVMRHLVAGLRGLGLLGDWHVPAKSSLFRARQRLGFEPLQVLFAATAKPMADESTPGAFWRGLRVLAVDGTCWDVADTEANEAAFGRPGSGRGAKRSAFVQVRMAALVEAGSHAVLDAELAGCRTGEVTLVGRLPRSCTAGQLVLADREFLGVPLWRAFTDSGADLLWRVPANRVLPVNKLLRDGSWLSNIHATTDPAKRDPVHVRVLAYQLKGTSEDAAASNYRLVTTLLDARRYPARQLAALYRERWEIESVFAEIKTFQRGARVVLSSKTPDGVLQQIWAHLLVHHALRELMLRTAATRQLDPDRISFTETLRSARRSVTVTPGGFSP; encoded by the coding sequence GTGGCTTCGAGCGCGTCGGACTTATCGGGTCTTGGTCTGCTGACGTGGGTGTATCCGCCGGGGTTGGTGGACCGGGTGGTGGCCGCGTGTGGTCGGGCAGAGCAACGGAGACGGCTGCTTCCTGCGCGGTTGGTGGTGTATTTCGTCCTGGGGCTGGCGCTGTTTTCGCCTGCGCCTTATCTCGAGGTCATGAGGCATCTGGTCGCGGGTCTGCGAGGGCTGGGACTGTTGGGCGACTGGCATGTTCCGGCGAAGTCTTCGCTATTCAGAGCACGGCAACGGCTCGGTTTTGAACCGCTGCAGGTGCTGTTCGCGGCGACCGCGAAGCCGATGGCCGACGAGTCGACACCGGGCGCGTTCTGGCGGGGTCTGCGGGTGTTGGCCGTCGACGGGACCTGCTGGGACGTCGCCGACACGGAAGCCAACGAGGCCGCGTTCGGGCGTCCCGGCAGCGGCCGCGGAGCAAAGCGCAGTGCGTTCGTCCAGGTGCGGATGGCGGCGCTGGTGGAAGCGGGCAGCCATGCGGTGCTCGATGCGGAACTCGCCGGCTGCCGGACCGGTGAAGTCACCCTCGTCGGCCGTCTGCCCCGATCCTGCACTGCGGGCCAGCTGGTCCTGGCCGACCGCGAATTTCTCGGCGTCCCGCTGTGGCGAGCCTTTACCGACAGCGGCGCCGACCTGCTCTGGCGGGTGCCGGCCAACCGCGTCCTGCCCGTGAACAAGCTATTGCGTGACGGATCGTGGCTCTCCAACATCCACGCCACCACCGACCCGGCAAAACGGGACCCGGTGCACGTCCGCGTGCTGGCCTACCAACTCAAAGGCACCAGCGAGGACGCTGCGGCAAGCAACTATCGCCTGGTCACGACGCTGTTGGACGCCCGCCGCTACCCAGCCCGGCAGCTGGCCGCTCTCTATCGGGAGCGCTGGGAGATTGAGTCCGTCTTCGCCGAGATCAAGACCTTTCAACGCGGTGCGAGGGTGGTCCTCAGCAGCAAGACACCAGACGGTGTCCTCCAACAGATCTGGGCTCACCTCCTGGTCCATCACGCACTGCGGGAACTCATGCTGAGAACCGCAGCCACCCGTCAACTCGACCCGGACCGGATCTCTTTCACCGAAACTCTGCGTTCCGCCCGGCGCAGTGTGACCGTCACGCCGGGCGGTTTTTCCCCCTGA
- a CDS encoding helix-turn-helix domain-containing protein translates to MPEDAAAADFAASLRELKDRSALSYGVLAKRLHMSTSTLHRYCNGDAVPTDYAPVERLARLCGASPGELVALHRRWVLADAMRGRKGEVAPPSPSGAGAVIPSDGSDEVPSVTGPLGEEPKPTRRPRSVRLAGVAAIAAAAVLGAVVLVVNLPSGGTDDDRGGRTVAAASDRSGQADDASPSVSATGGSPSASATGKGKDSKDEGGDGARRRASVPASPATGSTGDDGPAVPLTVGAAPYSWESPCSQRYLIDRAPERVSPPPLEQDAAAWVSALGAVASGEQYLTLTVQGTGERTVVVNSLTVRMDGKRAPLAWNDYAMGYPGVGCGGDIPNRSFTVALDAARPAVVPEAGHKDFPFKVSESDPEVFYVKADASAYDVSWRLELAWSSGSRHGILTVDDRGRPFRTSGNNGRPAYEFPLGGSGWVGAGESQGS, encoded by the coding sequence GTGCCTGAAGACGCTGCCGCGGCCGACTTCGCCGCGTCACTGCGCGAGTTGAAGGACCGCTCCGCACTCAGCTACGGGGTGCTCGCCAAACGGCTCCACATGAGTACGTCGACGTTGCACCGCTACTGCAACGGGGACGCCGTGCCCACGGACTACGCGCCCGTGGAGCGGCTGGCCCGTCTGTGCGGGGCGTCCCCGGGGGAACTGGTCGCACTGCACCGACGGTGGGTGCTGGCCGACGCGATGCGGGGGCGGAAGGGGGAGGTTGCTCCGCCGTCGCCCTCCGGCGCGGGAGCGGTGATTCCGTCGGACGGTTCCGACGAGGTGCCGTCCGTGACCGGGCCGCTCGGCGAGGAACCGAAGCCGACGCGCCGGCCCCGTTCCGTCCGGCTCGCCGGAGTCGCCGCGATCGCCGCGGCCGCCGTCCTCGGTGCCGTCGTGCTCGTCGTGAACCTGCCCTCAGGCGGGACGGACGACGATCGTGGCGGCCGTACCGTCGCCGCCGCGTCCGACAGGAGCGGGCAGGCGGACGACGCGTCCCCTTCCGTGTCGGCGACCGGTGGCTCGCCCTCCGCGTCCGCCACCGGGAAGGGCAAGGACAGCAAGGACGAGGGCGGGGACGGGGCCCGGCGGCGGGCATCAGTTCCCGCGTCCCCCGCCACCGGCTCCACCGGGGACGACGGCCCGGCGGTTCCGCTGACGGTCGGCGCGGCCCCGTACTCCTGGGAGAGCCCCTGTTCACAGCGCTACCTGATCGACCGCGCTCCGGAGCGGGTGTCTCCGCCGCCGCTGGAACAGGACGCGGCCGCCTGGGTGTCGGCGCTGGGTGCCGTCGCGTCTGGCGAGCAGTACCTGACGCTCACCGTGCAGGGCACCGGCGAACGGACCGTGGTAGTGAACAGCCTCACGGTCCGTATGGACGGCAAGCGCGCCCCGCTCGCCTGGAACGACTACGCGATGGGCTACCCCGGTGTCGGCTGCGGCGGTGACATCCCGAACCGCTCCTTCACGGTCGCCCTCGACGCCGCCCGCCCCGCGGTCGTACCCGAGGCGGGCCACAAGGACTTCCCGTTCAAGGTGAGCGAGTCCGACCCCGAGGTCTTCTACGTCAAGGCCGACGCCTCCGCGTACGACGTGAGTTGGAGACTGGAGCTGGCATGGTCCAGCGGCTCGCGGCACGGCATCCTGACCGTGGACGACCGGGGCCGCCCCTTCCGTACGAGCGGCAACAACGGGCGCCCGGCCTACGAGTTCCCCCTAGGTGGCTCCGGCTGGGTCGGGGCCGGGGAGAGCCAGGGCTCCTAG
- a CDS encoding DUF4232 domain-containing protein, translated as MRSRRIRLLAATGATVAALALTACEDGTGAKDEGASQLTASASANTSATTSPDPTADAGDGSGTGTGTNAGTGAGTGTGAGQKTNSGTGKATSSADPYAPANRVACNGSNTAVTAQKVARPLNHLLITVRNTGSKVCDLTYYPVVRFDEMQWVPQPLKASHPQAVTTLAPGESGYAGVLLSAADGSGDGGTTGHKLTVAFQGRTPDSSGGASATPPLPAKGVYYDSSMWVTYWQQDMDDALAY; from the coding sequence ATGCGCTCACGTCGTATCCGCCTGCTCGCCGCCACCGGCGCCACCGTCGCCGCCCTCGCCCTCACGGCGTGCGAGGACGGTACGGGAGCGAAGGACGAGGGCGCCTCGCAGCTCACCGCGTCGGCCTCGGCCAACACCTCGGCCACCACGTCCCCCGACCCCACCGCGGACGCCGGGGACGGCTCGGGCACGGGCACGGGAACGAACGCCGGCACAGGCGCGGGAACCGGAACGGGAGCCGGACAGAAGACCAACTCCGGCACCGGCAAGGCGACGTCGTCCGCGGACCCCTACGCCCCCGCGAACCGCGTCGCGTGCAACGGCTCCAACACGGCCGTCACCGCCCAGAAGGTCGCCCGGCCGCTCAACCACCTGCTGATCACCGTCCGGAACACCGGCTCGAAGGTGTGCGACCTGACGTACTACCCGGTCGTCCGCTTCGACGAGATGCAGTGGGTACCGCAGCCGCTCAAGGCGTCCCACCCGCAGGCGGTCACCACGCTCGCCCCGGGTGAGTCCGGCTACGCGGGTGTCCTGCTCTCCGCCGCCGACGGCAGCGGAGACGGCGGCACCACCGGCCACAAGCTGACCGTCGCCTTCCAGGGCAGGACCCCCGACAGCAGCGGCGGCGCCTCCGCGACCCCGCCCCTGCCGGCCAAGGGCGTCTACTACGACAGCTCGATGTGGGTCACGTACTGGCAGCAGGACATGGACGACGCGCTCGCCTACTGA